A portion of the Lolium rigidum isolate FL_2022 chromosome 1, APGP_CSIRO_Lrig_0.1, whole genome shotgun sequence genome contains these proteins:
- the LOC124650717 gene encoding protein MAIN-LIKE 1-like translates to MVWLLDEEYDREHRAVHMTERGTDLHPLKIRYHGTPDIPYDERYTEFIRPTGLMPFISLVSRGGQKERVPAGASFTWIELTLHECPIEADEDTRRTYARVYLWYMISGTLFPDDGGKLAHWCWLKALTVLDARWSWGTAALAYLYRQLDEACRRTGSKTGSGGIGGCMLLLSVWSWDRLSVGRPSGTQRDPTWAYLWDNVSEMTSDPMIMYGQYTAELDTLTAERREEIRKTAEECEVVWEQSHTDEKLCVRPKEMQGA, encoded by the exons atggtgtggcttctggatgaagagtacgacagggagcaccgggctgttcatatgacggagaggggaacggatcttcaccctttgaagattcgttaccatggcacaccggatataccttatgacgagaggtacacggagttcatccggcctaccggtcttatgccgttcatatcccttgtaagccgtgggggcca aaaggagagagttcccgccggcgcgtctttcacttGGATCGAACTAACTTTGCACgaatgccccatagaggccgacgaggacactcggaggacgtacgcccgcgtgtacttatggtacatgatttccgggactctctttcccgacgatgggggtaagctggcccattggtgttggctgaaggcgcttacggtgttggacgcccggtggagttggggaacagcggcacttgcctacctctaccggcag ttggacgaagcttgtcgcaggactgggagcaagacgggtagcggcggtattggtggatgcatgctcctactttccgtatggagctgggaccgcctatcagttgggcgtcccagtggtactcaacgagac cccacttgggcatacctttgggacaatgtctcggagatgacgagcgatccaatgatcatgtacgggcagtacactgcggagttggacactcttaccgctgagcgg cgggaggagatccgtAAAACAGCcgaggagtgcgaggttgtgtGGGAGCAGAGCCACACAGATGAAAAGctct GTGTTAGAC